In Stenotrophomonas sp. 169, one DNA window encodes the following:
- a CDS encoding PAS domain-containing sensor histidine kinase → MTVVSCTTFGTRPPTQILHTIASSFTGLRGLQRSLVVNAVTKLTSQTESSQQLKLLIESVTDHALYLLDTDGLVCSWNPGAERIKGYPADDVIGTHFSRFHCPTDRDAGEPGRSLDIAAREGRYAGEGWRLRSDGSRFRASVVIEPVFESEVLVGFVKVTRDITESYQAQVLLRDAQRALASTQQFEKVSQLSRGLAHEFNNLLTTIHNALDLIALRCDKDDTTERLIGNAQAAADRGALLTRQLLAFGAGQTLVRERVSTADWLQPALAALQQRCLAKHTLQLQVTRVLPDVLLDPSQLEAALFNLVGNACDAMPEGGHICIIGDLERRLDPQADTPTYRDFVAIRVQDEGHGMAPDIAARASEPFFTTKDIGQGSGLGLSQVFGFITQCGGFVDVSSTEGGGTTVSLLLPALEVPAND, encoded by the coding sequence ATGACCGTCGTTTCCTGCACGACTTTCGGCACGCGCCCACCTACACAGATCCTTCACACTATCGCTTCTAGCTTCACCGGCCTCAGGGGTCTTCAGCGCAGTCTCGTGGTAAACGCCGTCACCAAGCTCACCTCACAGACAGAGTCCAGCCAACAGTTGAAGCTTCTCATCGAGAGCGTCACTGATCACGCCCTGTACCTGCTCGACACGGATGGCCTGGTATGCAGCTGGAACCCGGGGGCGGAGCGGATCAAGGGATACCCGGCCGATGACGTCATCGGTACGCATTTCAGTCGCTTCCACTGCCCCACTGACCGCGATGCGGGCGAGCCGGGCCGTTCCTTGGATATTGCCGCGCGCGAAGGACGCTACGCCGGCGAAGGCTGGCGGCTTCGCAGTGATGGCAGCCGGTTCCGGGCGAGCGTGGTCATCGAGCCGGTATTTGAATCCGAGGTGCTGGTGGGCTTCGTCAAGGTCACCCGCGACATCACCGAAAGCTACCAGGCCCAGGTACTGCTGCGTGACGCGCAGCGGGCGCTGGCCAGCACCCAGCAGTTCGAGAAAGTCAGTCAGCTCAGCCGCGGCCTGGCGCACGAGTTCAACAACCTCCTGACCACCATCCACAACGCCCTGGATCTCATCGCGCTGCGCTGTGACAAAGACGACACGACCGAACGGCTGATCGGCAACGCGCAGGCGGCGGCCGACCGCGGCGCCCTGCTGACCCGCCAATTGCTTGCGTTCGGCGCCGGCCAGACCCTGGTGCGGGAGCGTGTGTCCACGGCCGATTGGCTGCAGCCTGCGCTGGCCGCCCTGCAGCAGCGCTGCCTGGCCAAACACACGCTGCAATTGCAGGTTACCCGGGTACTGCCCGACGTGCTGCTGGACCCCTCGCAGCTGGAGGCGGCCCTGTTCAATCTGGTGGGCAATGCCTGCGACGCAATGCCGGAGGGTGGGCATATCTGTATCATCGGCGACCTGGAGCGCCGGTTGGACCCGCAGGCCGACACCCCGACCTACCGTGATTTCGTCGCCATCCGGGTCCAGGATGAAGGCCATGGCATGGCGCCGGATATCGCAGCACGGGCCAGCGAACCGTTTTTCACGACCAAGGACATCGGCCAAGGCAGCGGGTTGGGCCTGAGCCAGGTGTTCGGATTCATTACCCAATGCGGCGGATTCGTCGACGTGTCGAGCACCGAAGGTGGTGGTACGACGGTCAGCCTGCTGCTGCCTGCCCTGGAGGTTCCCGCCAATGACTGA
- a CDS encoding response regulator, with the protein MTDPIRVLMVEDQEDLRDMIGLALQDMGIAVDTTADGHEAVAMMESEREYDVVFSDVSMPNGMSGIELSEHVARAQPGARMILSSGYARSQLPPLPGHVEFLPKPYRLRQLLELLSPR; encoded by the coding sequence ATGACTGACCCCATCCGCGTACTCATGGTCGAAGACCAGGAAGATCTGCGCGACATGATCGGGCTGGCCCTGCAGGACATGGGCATCGCCGTAGACACCACCGCAGACGGCCACGAGGCCGTGGCGATGATGGAAAGCGAACGCGAGTACGACGTGGTATTCAGCGATGTCAGCATGCCCAATGGCATGTCCGGCATCGAACTGAGCGAGCACGTCGCCCGCGCCCAGCCCGGTGCCCGCATGATCCTGTCATCCGGCTACGCCCGCTCGCAGCTGCCGCCCCTGCCCGGCCACGTCGAGTTCCTGCCCAAACCCTACCGCCTGCGCCAGCTGCTGGAACTGCTCAGCCCGCGCTGA
- a CDS encoding MarC family protein, with product MEYMIALLKEMALVPVTLLPIINPLSIASIFVSSVGNKHGLARLLARQIGMNVAWVIIASMLVGTYVLTVFGISLAVVRFGGGLLVAASAWRMLAPRPDTSPTAHETEAAGIADDQLMQRSFYPLTFPLTTGPGVISACITLGAHGESMNPLHPLHFLSGAIVAVGGALMVAVVIYLILRNSIVVVTRLGPSGAVVMQQLVAFVLLCIGIQLVWSGWLDLSAT from the coding sequence ATGGAATACATGATCGCCCTGTTGAAGGAAATGGCGCTGGTCCCGGTGACCCTGCTGCCGATCATCAACCCGCTGAGCATCGCCTCGATTTTCGTTTCGTCCGTCGGCAACAAGCACGGACTTGCGCGCCTGCTTGCACGGCAGATCGGGATGAACGTGGCATGGGTGATCATCGCCTCGATGCTGGTCGGCACCTACGTGCTGACCGTTTTCGGCATTTCGCTGGCGGTGGTGCGCTTTGGTGGTGGGCTGCTGGTCGCGGCGAGTGCATGGCGGATGCTGGCGCCCCGCCCCGATACGTCGCCGACCGCGCATGAGACTGAGGCTGCGGGCATTGCGGATGACCAGTTGATGCAGCGCAGTTTCTATCCGCTCACGTTTCCGTTGACCACCGGTCCGGGTGTGATTTCCGCCTGCATCACCCTGGGCGCACACGGTGAATCGATGAACCCGCTACACCCGCTGCACTTCCTGTCGGGCGCGATCGTTGCGGTCGGCGGGGCGCTGATGGTGGCGGTGGTGATCTACCTGATCCTGCGCAACTCGATCGTGGTGGTCACGCGCCTGGGGCCCTCCGGCGCGGTGGTGATGCAGCAACTGGTGGCCTTCGTGCTGTTGTGCATCGGCATCCAGCTGGTGTGGTCAGGCTGGCTGGATCTGAGCGCAACGTAG
- a CDS encoding outer membrane beta-barrel protein, producing MSSIKVVSLSLLALAGMQSASAFADDGSYYVAGRVVAAEHKAREMADSARPGIGAFVPGKQDDKFTTGSFALGYKYNNGWRVEGEYTLPKTDTFTSGSTTFPLSNNVHYIEAQRLMANVYRDFAITDQVSLYGSVGIGIARLKSDGWQGTVARRYNVGRQDNLSWSLGAGVAYSPIDKLTLDLGYRYVDMGRTESGWNAFPNARSLQDEKMSANLVSSEIYLGGRYAF from the coding sequence ATGTCCTCGATCAAAGTTGTTTCGCTTTCGCTGCTGGCCCTCGCCGGCATGCAGTCCGCCTCCGCCTTCGCTGATGACGGCAGCTATTATGTCGCCGGCCGTGTCGTGGCAGCCGAGCACAAGGCGCGTGAGATGGCCGACAGCGCCCGTCCGGGTATCGGCGCGTTCGTGCCGGGCAAGCAGGACGACAAGTTCACCACCGGCTCGTTTGCGCTGGGCTACAAGTACAACAACGGATGGCGCGTGGAGGGTGAATACACCCTGCCGAAGACCGACACGTTCACCAGTGGGTCGACCACCTTCCCGCTCAGCAACAACGTGCATTACATCGAGGCACAGCGCCTGATGGCCAATGTGTACCGCGATTTCGCCATCACCGACCAGGTGTCGCTGTACGGTTCGGTCGGCATCGGTATCGCCCGCCTGAAGTCTGATGGCTGGCAGGGCACGGTTGCGCGCCGGTACAACGTCGGCCGCCAGGACAACCTGTCGTGGTCGCTGGGCGCCGGTGTGGCGTATTCCCCGATCGATAAGCTGACCCTCGACCTGGGCTACCGCTACGTCGACATGGGCCGTACCGAGAGTGGCTGGAATGCGTTCCCGAACGCGCGTTCGCTGCAGGACGAAAAGATGAGCGCCAACCTGGTGTCGAGCGAAATCTACCTCGGCGGCCGTTACGCCTTCTGA
- a CDS encoding GAF domain-containing sensor histidine kinase, giving the protein MRRIPSKDGTFPSFHSCLELACAVSGMRVALVGEVSNDEWRAIHALDRAGMGISAGLRLDLIDTFCRDVTATGAAVWFSDSQQDPIHCSSPIPAAHGFRSYISVPVVLADGRVYGTLCTLDPEPRQVTDESLRAMHALAKVVAEQVGAVEHTSSASLAHSEQRLQASEMVNSALREEGREREEFIAVLAHDLRNPLQAIRVTSELLALSAASPAQQNLLQHLDDSADRMAELIDVTLDFARGRLGSGLALRIKPCTGLAAILTRVSQQALAPYPGCPLEIDLDLPEVVNCDVDRLGQLIGNLLINAAIHGQQGEPIVLRGRADDRDMTLEVQNHGAIPEGSKDTLFKPFHRSGDQRLDSGLGLGLYIAAQIALSHGGTLTAASAADTGTTFTARLPLSH; this is encoded by the coding sequence ATGCGCAGAATTCCTTCCAAGGACGGTACGTTCCCCTCGTTCCACTCCTGCCTTGAGCTGGCGTGTGCGGTCAGCGGCATGCGCGTGGCACTGGTGGGGGAGGTCAGCAATGACGAATGGCGCGCCATCCATGCGCTGGACCGTGCCGGCATGGGCATTTCTGCCGGCCTGCGCCTGGACCTGATCGACACCTTCTGCCGCGACGTCACCGCGACCGGTGCGGCGGTCTGGTTCAGCGACTCCCAGCAGGACCCCATCCATTGCAGCAGTCCGATTCCGGCCGCACATGGGTTCCGCAGCTACATCTCGGTGCCGGTGGTCCTGGCCGATGGGCGCGTCTACGGCACCCTGTGCACGCTGGACCCGGAGCCTCGGCAGGTCACCGACGAAAGCCTGCGGGCCATGCACGCGCTGGCCAAGGTCGTCGCCGAGCAGGTGGGTGCGGTCGAGCACACGTCCAGCGCCTCGCTCGCCCACTCCGAACAGCGGCTGCAGGCATCGGAGATGGTCAACAGCGCGTTGCGTGAAGAAGGCCGTGAGCGCGAGGAGTTCATCGCCGTGCTCGCGCACGATCTGCGCAATCCGCTGCAGGCCATACGCGTCACCTCGGAACTACTGGCGCTGTCGGCCGCATCGCCTGCCCAACAGAACCTGCTGCAGCACCTGGACGACAGCGCGGACCGGATGGCCGAGTTGATCGACGTAACCCTGGATTTCGCCCGCGGGCGCTTGGGATCCGGGTTGGCCCTGCGCATCAAACCCTGCACCGGCCTGGCCGCCATCCTGACCCGGGTCAGCCAGCAGGCGCTGGCGCCCTACCCCGGCTGCCCGCTGGAAATCGACCTCGATCTTCCCGAGGTGGTGAACTGCGACGTGGACCGCCTGGGCCAGCTGATCGGCAACCTGCTGATCAACGCCGCGATCCACGGACAACAGGGCGAGCCCATCGTGCTCCGCGGGCGCGCGGACGACCGCGACATGACCCTGGAAGTGCAGAACCACGGCGCCATCCCGGAAGGGTCAAAGGACACACTGTTCAAGCCCTTCCACCGCTCCGGCGACCAGCGGCTGGATTCCGGCCTTGGACTGGGGCTGTACATCGCCGCGCAGATCGCCCTGTCCCATGGCGGCACCCTGACCGCCGCATCGGCCGCCGACACCGGCACCACCTTCACCGCCCGCCTGCCGCTGTCGCACTGA
- a CDS encoding TraB/GumN family protein — MPQHVAPTRSFLRGAALCLLVSAAPAPAIAQNALQAAGPVVDMASVQVTGEQPGPGLWKVTSPQGHVLWLLGTVSPIPAGVQWRSTEVEQAIAGADHVLGPPGWMPDVKIGVFRGLTLLPLALKTAKDPQGRTLQEIIEPATYARWLTLKQTYLGRDRGVENKRPMIASGELYGAFLKRNGLRESKQVTEALERIYKDNDLVPEEARVKLKIDDARDALKELRGTEVDDRACFARTLDTVEFDAPVLRERAYAWAAGDIAALRRLALPAMAQTCMGVVHDSEFARRRGWNDLPAQTKAQWLGLVDKALAQHAITFSTAPVSLLMGREDYLGALAARGYGVEAPPE; from the coding sequence ATGCCGCAGCACGTAGCCCCCACGCGGTCCTTCCTCCGCGGCGCAGCGCTCTGCCTGCTGGTGAGCGCGGCGCCCGCACCCGCAATCGCCCAGAACGCACTGCAAGCCGCAGGGCCCGTCGTCGACATGGCCTCCGTCCAGGTTACCGGCGAGCAGCCCGGTCCCGGTCTCTGGAAAGTCACGTCGCCGCAAGGCCATGTTCTTTGGCTGCTCGGAACGGTGTCGCCGATTCCTGCGGGCGTGCAGTGGCGTTCCACCGAGGTAGAGCAGGCCATTGCCGGCGCTGACCATGTGTTGGGTCCGCCGGGCTGGATGCCGGACGTAAAGATCGGGGTGTTCCGCGGGCTGACGCTGCTGCCGCTGGCGCTCAAAACCGCCAAGGACCCGCAGGGCCGCACGCTGCAGGAGATCATCGAGCCGGCGACGTACGCGCGTTGGTTGACGCTCAAGCAGACCTACCTCGGGCGCGACCGGGGCGTGGAGAACAAGCGCCCGATGATCGCCTCGGGCGAGCTCTACGGCGCCTTCCTGAAGCGCAACGGGCTGCGCGAGAGCAAGCAGGTGACCGAGGCGCTGGAGCGCATCTACAAGGACAACGACCTGGTGCCGGAAGAGGCGCGGGTGAAGTTGAAGATCGATGACGCCCGCGATGCGCTGAAGGAACTGCGCGGCACCGAAGTCGATGACCGTGCCTGCTTTGCGCGCACGCTGGATACGGTGGAGTTCGATGCGCCGGTGCTGCGGGAGCGTGCCTATGCGTGGGCGGCCGGTGACATCGCGGCGCTGCGGCGGCTCGCATTGCCAGCGATGGCGCAGACCTGCATGGGCGTGGTGCACGACTCGGAATTCGCGCGTCGGCGTGGCTGGAACGACCTGCCGGCGCAGACCAAGGCGCAGTGGCTCGGGCTGGTGGACAAGGCGCTGGCGCAGCACGCGATTACGTTTTCCACGGCGCCGGTGAGTCTGCTGATGGGTAGGGAGGATTACCTGGGGGCGTTGGCGGCGCGGGGGTATGGGGTGGAGGCACCGCCGGAGTAG
- a CDS encoding RusA family crossover junction endodeoxyribonuclease, whose product MSIRIVVYGSPAPQGSKSFKGLAKSGRAILAESSKKVRPWRQDVKAAAEQVRAQLGLALLDEPLRVRMTFTLPKPTSASKRRVTLPSKLPDLSKLVRCTEDAITDAGVWRDDARVVECTAAKRYPGEGADALDAPGCVIEIERLLP is encoded by the coding sequence ATGAGCATCCGCATTGTGGTCTACGGCTCGCCAGCGCCGCAGGGCAGCAAGTCGTTCAAGGGGCTGGCCAAGAGCGGCCGGGCGATTCTTGCCGAGTCGTCGAAGAAGGTCAGGCCGTGGAGACAGGACGTCAAAGCTGCGGCGGAGCAGGTCCGTGCGCAGCTAGGCCTCGCGCTGCTGGATGAGCCTCTTCGCGTCCGGATGACCTTCACCCTGCCCAAGCCGACCAGTGCCTCGAAGCGCCGCGTGACGCTGCCCAGCAAGCTGCCCGATCTGTCCAAGCTGGTGCGTTGCACCGAGGACGCCATCACCGATGCGGGCGTCTGGCGCGATGACGCCAGGGTAGTGGAGTGCACCGCTGCGAAGCGTTACCCCGGCGAGGGCGCGGACGCTCTCGATGCGCCGGGTTGCGTGATCGAGATCGAGCGGCTGTTGCCATGA
- a CDS encoding recombination protein NinB, translated as MSGIQPSDWQERGEGMMTPKQQRMLNAICGDLAAGLSWHGQRLTKDDWRHMVAGTMLGWRLMPAIDRGQGAPGHIMLGGSSMKLTKSLACDAITVLVHIGDHPEEQGMHARPVRWSDTVLLGLGHNPRDFAEAA; from the coding sequence ATGAGCGGAATCCAGCCTTCCGACTGGCAGGAGCGCGGCGAGGGCATGATGACGCCGAAGCAGCAGCGCATGCTCAACGCCATCTGCGGCGACTTAGCCGCTGGCCTGTCCTGGCACGGCCAGCGCCTCACAAAGGACGACTGGCGGCACATGGTGGCCGGCACGATGCTGGGCTGGCGCCTGATGCCGGCGATTGACCGGGGGCAGGGCGCCCCTGGTCACATCATGCTGGGCGGATCCAGCATGAAGCTGACGAAGTCACTCGCCTGCGACGCCATCACTGTGCTGGTGCACATTGGGGACCACCCGGAAGAGCAGGGCATGCATGCGCGGCCGGTGCGCTGGTCGGACACGGTGCTGCTCGGGCTGGGGCACAACCCGCGCGACTTCGCGGAGGCAGCATGA
- a CDS encoding KTSC domain-containing protein, whose translation MVGPGSLYHYANFTTEDFAAFQAAESKGKHFGAHIKDQAAKYPFTKVDESALAA comes from the coding sequence GTGGTCGGCCCGGGCAGCCTGTACCACTACGCCAACTTCACCACCGAGGACTTCGCAGCCTTCCAGGCAGCCGAGTCGAAGGGCAAGCACTTCGGCGCCCACATCAAAGACCAGGCCGCCAAGTACCCCTTCACCAAGGTTGACGAATCCGCCCTGGCTGCCTGA
- a CDS encoding DNA cytosine methyltransferase translates to MTARCRNPLDTVTTKDRLALVTVLIKGTPYVIVDIGLRMLKPHELFRAQGFPLSYIIDRTANGTPLKTTAQVRMVGNSVSPPPLFALAEANLDPAEADLRIAA, encoded by the coding sequence ATGACCGCGCGATGCCGTAACCCGCTCGACACCGTCACCACAAAGGACCGCCTCGCGCTGGTCACCGTGCTGATCAAGGGCACCCCCTACGTCATCGTGGATATCGGTCTGCGCATGCTCAAGCCTCATGAGCTGTTCCGCGCACAGGGCTTCCCGCTGAGCTACATCATCGATCGCACTGCCAACGGCACACCGCTGAAGACCACTGCGCAGGTCCGCATGGTCGGCAACAGCGTCAGCCCTCCGCCGCTTTTCGCACTCGCCGAGGCCAATCTGGACCCGGCCGAAGCAGACCTGAGGATCGCCGCATGA
- a CDS encoding tyrosine-type recombinase/integrase: MAKVRLYWRGTKAYIDWVEGGERFRRSIGQLSAREAEGVRSAKEAELTHGVRILARLPKVRDYLEWYLDWYAAEHPTTISKARSEMKRFIERFGYRPIDSIRAVEVEQYKRSRLLDDKAAKETLGKEIRRLKAAFNRGMEWKELDVNPMAAVKAPRGVRSVAVKFYDRAAMRRLYRANPTRAPLWMFMAHTGLRRGEIIGLEKASVVGSRLLVESDPDETGAGRTKSGKWREVPLNRYARWALRHLPDPLVTVHKDTVSDWFKKDSEMAGVGGHLHRLRHTFCAHMVMAGVPLRRVQVLAGHADYATTEKYYAHLTPEGNDRAVKLLRF; encoded by the coding sequence ATGGCGAAGGTCCGACTCTACTGGCGAGGCACAAAGGCCTACATCGACTGGGTCGAGGGCGGTGAGCGCTTTCGTCGGTCCATTGGGCAACTTAGCGCCCGTGAGGCGGAGGGAGTACGTAGCGCGAAAGAAGCCGAGCTGACCCACGGGGTTCGGATCCTCGCACGCCTCCCGAAGGTCCGGGACTACCTGGAATGGTATCTGGACTGGTACGCCGCCGAGCACCCCACCACGATCTCGAAAGCACGGAGCGAGATGAAGCGCTTTATCGAGCGCTTCGGCTACCGGCCGATCGACAGCATCCGCGCGGTCGAGGTGGAGCAGTACAAGCGCTCCAGGCTGCTGGACGACAAGGCGGCAAAAGAGACGCTCGGCAAAGAGATCCGCAGGCTCAAGGCGGCCTTCAACCGCGGCATGGAGTGGAAGGAACTGGATGTAAACCCGATGGCAGCAGTCAAAGCGCCCAGGGGCGTGCGCAGCGTCGCCGTTAAATTCTACGACCGGGCCGCTATGCGCCGCCTTTACCGGGCGAACCCGACGCGCGCACCGCTCTGGATGTTCATGGCACACACGGGGCTCCGCCGTGGTGAGATCATCGGCCTGGAGAAGGCGTCTGTTGTTGGCAGCCGCCTCCTGGTGGAAAGCGATCCAGATGAGACCGGCGCCGGCCGTACCAAGTCCGGCAAGTGGCGGGAGGTTCCGCTTAACCGATATGCAAGGTGGGCACTGCGGCACCTGCCTGATCCACTAGTGACCGTGCACAAGGACACGGTGTCGGACTGGTTCAAGAAGGACTCCGAGATGGCGGGCGTTGGCGGTCACCTGCACAGGCTACGCCACACCTTCTGCGCCCACATGGTTATGGCAGGCGTTCCTCTGCGTCGTGTGCAAGTGCTGGCCGGCCACGCGGACTACGCCACCACGGAGAAGTACTACGCTCACTTGACTCCAGAAGGAAATGACCGCGCGGTCAAGCTCCTACGTTTCTAA
- a CDS encoding DNA cytosine methyltransferase → MKHCDKAELLTTAIDLFSGCGGLSLGLRQAGYDVVAAVEVDAKAQETYRLNHPDVKLCSTDIRELDPSQLREELGLRVGELTLLAGCPPCQGFSRLRTRNKVASIDDPRNNLVLEFQRFAEAFRPQNVLLENVPSLQTDARFLAFVSKLEGMGYKCLVKVIDAADYGVPQRRKRLIMLASLMGTPVLPEPVAERCTVRMALRGVVEPGDIDDPLHSVPENRSDAVRRIIELIPKDGGSRRDLPESLVLECHKKSSGFSDVYGRMAWDKVAPTITSGCHNPSKGRFLHPEANRTITLREAALLQGFPPDYQFVVGHGKESIALMIGNALPPPLIAAHAGSFISKVL, encoded by the coding sequence ATGAAGCACTGTGACAAGGCGGAGCTTTTGACTACTGCTATTGATTTGTTCAGCGGGTGCGGCGGCCTGAGCCTCGGTCTGCGTCAAGCTGGCTATGATGTAGTCGCTGCCGTTGAAGTCGATGCGAAGGCTCAAGAGACATATCGTCTCAACCACCCTGACGTAAAGTTGTGCTCGACAGACATCCGCGAACTAGACCCCTCACAGCTACGAGAAGAGCTGGGCCTTCGTGTTGGTGAGCTCACGCTCCTAGCAGGCTGCCCGCCATGTCAGGGTTTCTCGAGATTGCGCACAAGGAACAAGGTTGCGTCTATCGATGACCCCCGTAATAACCTAGTACTTGAGTTTCAGCGCTTCGCAGAGGCGTTCAGGCCTCAGAACGTGCTTCTGGAAAACGTTCCCTCGCTGCAAACAGATGCGCGGTTCCTAGCATTTGTGTCAAAGCTAGAGGGCATGGGCTACAAGTGCTTGGTAAAAGTCATTGATGCGGCCGATTACGGTGTTCCTCAGCGGCGTAAGCGTCTGATAATGCTTGCCTCCTTGATGGGGACACCGGTGCTTCCTGAGCCCGTGGCGGAGCGCTGCACGGTAAGAATGGCGTTGAGAGGCGTGGTCGAGCCAGGCGATATCGACGATCCATTGCACTCGGTCCCGGAAAATCGATCCGATGCAGTGCGGAGGATAATTGAATTGATCCCGAAGGATGGCGGAAGTCGTCGCGATTTGCCGGAGAGCTTGGTACTTGAGTGTCACAAGAAAAGCAGTGGATTTAGTGATGTATACGGACGCATGGCATGGGACAAGGTTGCTCCTACCATAACAAGTGGTTGCCATAACCCATCGAAGGGTCGATTTCTACACCCGGAGGCAAATCGCACAATAACCTTGCGCGAAGCCGCCCTGCTTCAGGGCTTCCCGCCTGACTACCAGTTTGTTGTAGGCCATGGAAAGGAGTCGATAGCGTTGATGATTGGCAATGCGCTTCCACCGCCACTGATTGCAGCTCATGCAGGCAGTTTTATTTCGAAGGTGTTGTAA
- a CDS encoding ATP-binding protein: MDLEAEIATLVKVVGGFKPGKPLEGFITHIRFPQFKSLESNATVKFDFPFTALVGPNGVGKTSVLHALYGAPFGQSTAQFWFATDLDPIAGTRTNPQRFIYGHWNASFNGVVETRKARLGKARDYDYWEPYRSSKADGMSDMPKGKYDGMSKDRWNPVRRDVVYINLKMSFGSFDRYFYMDQGGSLGDRRAVMLREAKRLKRIKDTGATSYSLGGRERVFGNRLLTKSELDAVCLILGRKYDSARVIEHSLYPKNRGKDMTVVFNRGFEYSEAFAGTGEVSAVSVVMKVVGAKPNSLILLDEPETSLHPGAQRALLKFLLDQIKIHKHQIVVSTHSADLLEGLPDSAICVFEDNGEGKARVINGCSPLVALHRIGRAPAGKIRVLVEDPMAQMLVEKAIESLDDGERAIVEVRVAPGGAEAMFVHHGPGAMLTGDDVYLLLDGDKRKVDCFSDPAGIAPARYSTLPALLEKELGAKPKFLLAGGNDEDGRARAEIAAHLNYLTWIGERLRYLPKLCPEQIIIDGFPAWKCAVPKTSEDSKKILAEALACGVEVTSQDVLVLAKVAIGQLAKDNPDLATIRAYLAAWIQGRRR; this comes from the coding sequence ATGGATTTGGAAGCAGAGATCGCAACGCTGGTCAAGGTCGTAGGCGGCTTCAAGCCTGGGAAGCCTCTTGAAGGATTCATCACCCATATCCGATTCCCTCAGTTCAAAAGCCTTGAATCCAATGCGACCGTAAAGTTCGATTTTCCGTTTACCGCTCTGGTCGGCCCAAATGGAGTCGGGAAAACCTCCGTCCTGCATGCGCTATACGGCGCGCCTTTTGGCCAATCAACTGCTCAGTTCTGGTTTGCAACCGACCTGGATCCAATTGCGGGAACTAGAACGAACCCGCAGAGATTTATCTATGGCCACTGGAATGCATCATTCAACGGGGTAGTAGAGACGCGAAAAGCCCGGCTTGGCAAGGCTAGAGACTACGACTATTGGGAGCCTTATCGGTCGAGCAAGGCTGATGGCATGAGCGACATGCCTAAGGGTAAGTACGACGGTATGTCCAAGGATCGTTGGAACCCCGTCCGAAGAGACGTCGTCTACATTAACCTCAAGATGTCCTTCGGTTCGTTTGACCGATACTTCTACATGGATCAGGGAGGAAGCTTAGGAGATCGCCGGGCGGTAATGCTACGCGAGGCTAAGCGGCTCAAGCGAATTAAAGACACCGGGGCTACGTCGTACTCCCTCGGTGGGCGTGAGCGAGTGTTCGGCAATAGGCTTTTGACAAAAAGCGAGCTTGACGCGGTTTGTCTAATCCTGGGGCGAAAATACGACAGTGCAAGGGTGATCGAGCACTCGCTATACCCAAAGAATCGCGGCAAGGATATGACGGTAGTCTTCAATCGTGGATTCGAGTATTCAGAGGCTTTCGCCGGAACTGGCGAGGTTTCCGCGGTTAGCGTTGTCATGAAGGTTGTGGGTGCGAAACCAAACTCTCTGATCCTCCTGGATGAGCCGGAAACGTCTCTGCATCCAGGGGCGCAGCGAGCGCTTCTGAAGTTCCTGCTCGATCAAATCAAAATTCACAAGCACCAGATCGTGGTTTCAACACACTCGGCGGATCTTTTGGAGGGGTTGCCAGACTCTGCGATCTGTGTTTTTGAAGACAATGGCGAGGGTAAGGCGCGGGTTATCAACGGGTGCTCTCCCCTTGTGGCACTTCATCGAATCGGAAGGGCGCCAGCGGGGAAGATCCGCGTGTTGGTTGAAGATCCAATGGCCCAGATGCTGGTTGAAAAAGCGATTGAGTCCTTGGACGACGGCGAGCGGGCAATCGTGGAAGTCCGTGTGGCGCCTGGCGGTGCTGAGGCAATGTTCGTACATCATGGCCCCGGTGCAATGCTCACGGGAGATGATGTCTATTTGCTTCTCGATGGAGACAAGCGGAAGGTGGATTGTTTCTCCGACCCCGCAGGCATTGCTCCAGCGAGGTATTCAACGCTTCCAGCTCTGCTCGAGAAGGAATTGGGTGCCAAGCCTAAGTTCTTGCTGGCCGGAGGAAATGACGAAGATGGTAGGGCTCGCGCCGAGATTGCCGCTCATCTGAATTATTTGACGTGGATTGGAGAAAGGCTGCGCTATCTGCCCAAGCTCTGTCCTGAGCAAATTATCATCGACGGATTCCCTGCTTGGAAGTGCGCGGTTCCTAAAACCTCTGAGGATTCTAAAAAAATACTGGCCGAGGCTTTGGCATGCGGCGTCGAAGTTACCTCGCAAGACGTTCTCGTGCTTGCCAAGGTCGCAATAGGGCAGTTGGCCAAGGACAACCCGGATCTTGCTACAATAAGAGCATATCTGGCGGCTTGGATTCAGGGCCGCCGGCGATGA